Below is a genomic region from Alkalinema sp. FACHB-956.
GCATTGATCCCACTATTCTCATTTCTAAGAAGACACGATCCTAAAATCATTCTTTTAATCATTTTCGTAACATTTGTTCACGTACACATTGAAATAACGTAATTGATCGCAATCAATTGTTGGCTTTCTCTTTTTCAATCATGAAGTTGTGTAAATGCTATTACTCCCCCCTTGACTTTTTGAGCTTTAAGAGTGCTCAAAAGCGCTATGTGATTTAGCTTTTAGGGTTTTTGAATTATTGTTAATCCTATCCAGAAACACTTTCGTTCAAGACCTATAATGACAGGCGTGAGAACCTAGTTCGAGCAGCGATCCCTTGCCAGTTAAGGCTTTTAGCTGAGATAGTTAAGGGAGCTTTGCATAGACCTCACGGCACAAACCGCATTCTGGCTGATTCTTCAGCACCTTGGTCTTATCCAACATGGCTTGCGTTTGTAAAGTTAGTTCGTGCTGAGCACTGCCTATTAGGGATACCTCGTTCCTTTTCTAGAGAGAGGAGAGTCTCAATGACAATCAGCCCACCGGAGCGCGAGGCGAAGGTGAAGGTTGTTGTCGATAAGGATCCGGTTCCGACTTCCACCGAAAAATGGGGTCAGCCTGGTCACTTCGATCGCACCCTCGCTAAGGGTCCCAAAACCACCACTTGGATTTGGAACCTCCACGCTAACGCTCACGACTTCGATAGCCATACTTCTGACTTAGAAGACGTATCTCGCAAAATTTTTAGCGCCCACTTTGGTCATTTGGCCGTTGTGTTCATTTGGCTCAGTGGCATGTATTTTCATGGCGCTAAGTTTTCAAACTATGAAGCTTGGTTGACGGATCCCCTAGGTGTTAAGCCTAGTGCACAGGTCGTTTGGCCTATCGTCGGTCAAGAAATTTTGAATGGTGATGTCGGTGGTGGATTCCACGGCATCCAAATTACGTCTGGCTTATTCCAGATGTGGCGCGCCGCCGGTATTACAAACTCCTACCAGCTGTATGTGACTGCTATTGGTGGTCTGGTGATGGCTGGTTTGATGTTGTTCGCTGGCTGGTTCCACTACCACAAAGCAGCTCCGAAGCTGGAATGGTTCCAAAACGCCGAATCCATGATGAACCACCACTTGGCTGGTTTATTCGGTCTGGGTTCACTGGCGTGGGCGGGTCACCAAATCCACGTTTCTCTGCCGATTAACGAACTGTTGGACAAGGGCGTTCCTGCGAGCAAGATTCCTCTGCCGCACGAGTTCATCCTGAATCCTCAGTTGATGGCAGACATCTATCCCAGCTTTGCCAAGGGCTTAACCCCCTTCTTTACCTTAGACTGGGGCGCGTATGCTGACTTCCTGACCTTCAAGGGTGGCTTGAACCCCGTGACCGGTGGCCTGTGGCTGACCGATACGGCGCACCACCACCTCGCACTGGCAGTGATGTTCATCGTGGCTGGTCATATGTACCGCACGAACTGGGGCATTGGCCACAGCATGAAGGAAATCCTGGAAGCTAACGGGCCCGACCCCGTCATGATTACTGGGAATGGTCACAAGGGTCTATACGAAACCTTGACCACCTCTTGGCATGCAAACCTCGCTATTAACCTAGCGATCGGTGGCTCTGTCACCATCATCGTGGCTCAGCATATGTATGCAATGCCACCCTATCCTTACCTGGCGACAGACTATGCGACGCAACTGTCGCTGTTCACCCACCACATGTGGATTGGCGGTTTCCTCATCGTAGGGGCTGCAGCTCACGGTGCCATCTTCATGGTGCGTGACTATGATCCCGTTGTAAACCAAGGCAACGTGTTGGATAACGTTATCCGTCACCGCGATGCCATCATCTCTCACTTGAACTGGGTTTGTATCTTCCTCGGCTTCCATAGCTTTGGTCTGTACATTCACAACGACACCATGCGGGCCTTCGGACGTCCTCAGGACATGTTCTCCGATACCGCAATCCAACTTCAGCCCATCTTTGCGCAGTGGGTGCAAGGCATCCATGCAGCTGCAACAGGTTTGGGTTCCACTGCTCCTGGTGCACTGGCTCCGGCAAGTGTTGCCTTCGGTGGAGATGTTGTAGCGGTCGGTGGCAAGGTTGCCATGATGCCGATCTCCCTGGGCACCGCAGACTTCCTGGTGCACCACATCCACGCCTTCACAATTCACGTGACGGTTCTCATCCTGTTGAAGGGTGTTCTGTTTGCCCGTAGCTCTCGTCTGATTCCAGACAAAGCAAATCTGGGCTTCCGCTTCCCTTGCGACGGGCCTGGTCGCGGCGGTACCTGCCAAGTTTCTGGTTGGGATCACGTTTTCCTAGGTCTGTTCTGGATGTACAACTCCATCTCGGTTGTGATTTTCCACTTCTCTTGGAAGATGCAGTCCGATGTCTGGGGTACTGTTTCGCCCGATGGTACTGTGAACCACATTACCTACGGCAACTTTGCTCAAAGCGCAATCACCATCAATGGTTGGCTGCGTGACTTCCTGTGGGCGCAAGCTTCTCAGGTCATCAACTCCTACGGTTCTGCACTGTCTGCTTACGGTCTCATGTTCCTGGCCGCCCACTTCATCTGGGCCTTCAGCCTCATGTTCCTGTTCAGCGGTCGCGGCTACTGGCAAGAATTGATTGAGTCCATCGTTTGGGCACACAACAAGCTAAAAGTGGCTCCTGCTATCCAGCCTCGTGCTCTGAGCATCATCCAGGGTCGAGCTGTGGGCGTGGCACACTACCTCTTAGGCGGAATCGCCACTACGTGGGCGTTCTTCCTAGCTCGGTCACTTTCACTATGATGAGCCAGGAGGATTATTAGGACTTATGGCGACTAAATTTCCAAAATTTAGCCAAGACCTTGCCCAAGATCCGACGACTCGTCGTATTTGGTACGGGATCGCCACGGCTCATGACTTTGAAAGCCATGACGGAATGACGGAAGAGAAGCTCTATCAAAAGATCTTCGCAACCCACTTCGGTCACCTGGCAATCATCTTCCTGTGGGCTTCTGGCAGCCTGTTCCACGTTGCTTGGCAAGGCAACTTCGAGCAGTGGATTAAAGATCCGCTGAATGTTAAACCGATCGCTCACGCGATTTTTGACCCTCAGTTTGGTAAGGGTGCCGTTGATGCCTTCACCCAGGCAGGCGCTTCCTACCCTGTGGACATTGCTTACTCCGGTGTTTATCACTGGTGGTACACCATCGGGATGCGCACGGTTGGGGATCTGTATCAAGGTTCCATCTTCCTGCTCATTCTGTCTGCAATCCTGCTGTTTGCTGGTTGGCTGCACTTGCAACCCAAGTTCCGTCCCAGCTTGGCATGGTTCAAAAATGCTGAATCCCGTCTGAACCACCACTTGGCTGGTTTGTTTGGGGTGAGCTCCCTGGCTTGGACTGGTCACCTAGTTCACGTCGCAATTCCTGAATCCCGTGGTCAACACGTGGGTTGGGACAACTTCCTCTCTGTAGCGCCTCACCCCGCAGGTCTAGCTCCCTTCTTCACAGGGAACTGGGGTGTGTATGCACAGAACCCTGATACCGCTGGCCATGTCTTTGGCACAGCTCAAGGTGCAGGAACCGCAATTCTGACCTTCTTGGGTGGCTTCCATCCTCAGACCGAGTCCCTGTGGCTCACTGATATGGCCCACCACCATCTGGCAATTGCCGTCCTCTTCATCATTGCTGGTCACATGTACAAGACCAATTTTGGAATTGGTCACAGCATGAAAGAGATCATGGAAGCGCACAATCCTCCTAAAGGCACGCCCTTCGGCGGCATGATTGGGGATGGGCACAAAGGGATGTATGACACCTACAACAACTCCCTGCACTTCCAGCTCGGTTGGCACCTGGCTTGCTTGGGCGTAGTTACCTCTCTGGTAGCTCAGCA
It encodes:
- the psaA gene encoding photosystem I core protein PsaA; translated protein: MTISPPEREAKVKVVVDKDPVPTSTEKWGQPGHFDRTLAKGPKTTTWIWNLHANAHDFDSHTSDLEDVSRKIFSAHFGHLAVVFIWLSGMYFHGAKFSNYEAWLTDPLGVKPSAQVVWPIVGQEILNGDVGGGFHGIQITSGLFQMWRAAGITNSYQLYVTAIGGLVMAGLMLFAGWFHYHKAAPKLEWFQNAESMMNHHLAGLFGLGSLAWAGHQIHVSLPINELLDKGVPASKIPLPHEFILNPQLMADIYPSFAKGLTPFFTLDWGAYADFLTFKGGLNPVTGGLWLTDTAHHHLALAVMFIVAGHMYRTNWGIGHSMKEILEANGPDPVMITGNGHKGLYETLTTSWHANLAINLAIGGSVTIIVAQHMYAMPPYPYLATDYATQLSLFTHHMWIGGFLIVGAAAHGAIFMVRDYDPVVNQGNVLDNVIRHRDAIISHLNWVCIFLGFHSFGLYIHNDTMRAFGRPQDMFSDTAIQLQPIFAQWVQGIHAAATGLGSTAPGALAPASVAFGGDVVAVGGKVAMMPISLGTADFLVHHIHAFTIHVTVLILLKGVLFARSSRLIPDKANLGFRFPCDGPGRGGTCQVSGWDHVFLGLFWMYNSISVVIFHFSWKMQSDVWGTVSPDGTVNHITYGNFAQSAITINGWLRDFLWAQASQVINSYGSALSAYGLMFLAAHFIWAFSLMFLFSGRGYWQELIESIVWAHNKLKVAPAIQPRALSIIQGRAVGVAHYLLGGIATTWAFFLARSLSL